A single Pseudochaenichthys georgianus chromosome 10, fPseGeo1.2, whole genome shotgun sequence DNA region contains:
- the tsc22d3 gene encoding TSC22 domain family protein 3 isoform X1: MSTEMFSKTDMEVAVYQLHNFSISFFSSFVGGDVVSVKLDNSASGASVVAIDNKIEQAMDLVKNHLMYAVREEVEVLKEQIKELAEKNNQLERENYLLKNLASPEQMEKFQSRIPTDVLLPLDNLSAQLTPDQHLPCTRIAGSAV, encoded by the exons ATGAGCACGGAGATGTTCAGTAAAACCGACATGGAGGTGGCTGTGTATCAGCTGCACAACTTCTCCATCTCCTTCTTCTCCTCGTTTGTGGGAGGAGATGTTGTATCGGTCAAACTTGACAACAG tgcCTCTGGTGCTAGCGTTGTGGCCATCGACAACAAGATTGAACAGGCGATG GATCTTGTCAAGAACCACCTCATGTATGCAGTGCGAGAGGAGGTGGAGGTCCTCAAAGAGCAGATCAAAGAGCTGGCGGAGAAGAACAACCAGCTGGAGCGGGAGAACTACCTTCTGAAGAACCTGGCCAGTCCAGAGCAGATGGAGAAGTTCCAGTCCCGCATCCCCACAGACGTGCTGCTACCGCTGGACAACCTGAGCGCCCAGCTGACCCCAGACCAGCATCTGCCCTGTACTCGCATCGCTGGCTCTGCTGTATAA